In Ferrigenium kumadai, the DNA window CGCATCTACCAGACCGGGCAGCGGAGCGAATGCCGCATTGTAGTTTTTGAGCTCCGTCGTTTGATACAAATCCTCGACTCGATGACCTATACCGACACGCACCCGATGCTGCTCAAAACCGTTGTAAAAAGCTGAAATGCTGGCATGGGTGTGGCGCTCGGCATGTCCGGGGTTGCCGATCATCCCATTGGGGAAACCGGGGATGGCCCCGGGCGGAAACAACATGTAGGGGGGATCGCCCTTTTCCTTGTTGTCGTAATAACCGGCGACTCCGGATATATCCCAATCCTTCGCCCAATTGGCTTGCTCATAACTCAGGTCGAGATACGTTCTGGACGAGTGCCCGCGCGAGTTCGGATCCAGACTCCCGGCAAGCCCCCCGCCCATACCAACTTCTCTATCTTGATAACCCGCGCGAACGCGCCACGCCTCACTGGACAGATCGGCACGTGCATCGACCGCCTTGCGTCCCGCACTGATCGGACCGGCGGTATTCAGGGCATCCCCCTGAACGATGCCCTTCTGTCCATCGGTATTCCCCGTGCGAAGATAGAAGGCGGCATCCAGCATCCCCAGCTTGCCGCCGTGTTGTACCCATGCATCGCGGCTGTTGAAACTACCGGCACGCCCCCCCACTTCAGTGCCGTTGATATCTTCCGCCGTCTTGGTGATGACATTGATCACGCCCGAAAAGGCATCTGCGCCATAGAGCGCAGACCCCGGCCCGCGGATCACCTCGATGCGCGCCACATTCTCCAGCGGCATGCCGCCCCAAAGCTGGCTGCGATCTCCCCAAAACACGTTCGTGATAGGGATGCCGTTGACCAGCATCAAGACTTGCGGGTTGTAGCGGGTATGAATGCCTCGAAAGCTGTAGATCGGATTCATGCCGACATGAACCATGGAAACATGCAACCCCGGCACGCTTTCCAATGCCTGGTCCAGGTCTGCTGCGCCCATGGCCTCGATGTCACGGGAAGTGATCACGGTGGCTACCGCAGGTGCGCGTGTGATGGGTTGCCGGCTTCCCGTCGCGATGCTGACGGTGGATTTGTCGCCGTAGGCCAGCGCCAGATCGTCTTCTTCAGAAGGTTGCGCTGCAACTGTACCGGCCCAGGCTAAAACCAGAAAGGTATAGAGCGCTTGACGATGTAATGTTTGCATAGCGGAACTTCCCCCTGATCGTTACCGGTTACTGATTGTTTTTTTATGATCGGCACTTTTTGCCGATTCTTTTCTGCCTAGCCAACTTCGCTTGGATTCTCCCTCATACAAAATGTCGGCACAAGGAATTGGGTACAACGTACCTTCCGGGCGATCAGATGCCTCAACATAACACGGCTGCATTCCGGCCAGAAATGCCGGAAACATGAACAAATAGTACTCACGTGGCGTGAGTCCAATATCGGCTCCTAGTGCAGCGACCAATGCTGCATAGTTCATTTTCATGCGCCACCGTCCGCTGAGTAAAGTTTCTTCGATAGCGAAGGCGAGGCGCAAATGCGGTCCCTGATCTAGCCCCAGGCTTTGAGCCAGAGCCAGCAAGTGACGGTTACGCTCGTCGCCGTTGACAAGTGGGCGGCCATAACCAGCGATGCTGCGATGACACTCCAATTCTTTCCGGATACATTCGGTAAGGTCGCCCCCCTCTTCCAACTCCCGCCGGGTGCGGATGAGAAAGTCTATGGCTCGCATGTCGATACCGCGTCCATATATGGATGCTTCCGATACTGCCAGTGCCGCTGCGACCCCCAGGTTGCCGGTGCTGCGAGAGCTGCCTGCCAATGCCGCAACACGGTTGTTCCACAGGCGAACATCCGGATAACTGGTATAGGTCCAGATGGAATGCATCAACCGCAATTGTTCCTTGGTAAAGCGACGGTTGGTGATGCCGAAGACGTAAAGTTCGACCCAGTCCATGTCCTTCAAATCGGCATGCAGGTCGTGTCCGCGAAAGATCACATGGCTGCCGGGATAGAAAGTCCCCATGCGGCTCTTCAGCACGCCGACGTTTTCCTGCAACAAATCGGGGCCGTTGGTGCGTGCGCTCATGCCGTCTCCTTGATGGATTCGTTTTCCAGTTCTACAGTGCCGAATGGGAATTTTTTATACCCGAGGGGACGCTGTTCCAGCGCATGGGCCGCCGCACCGGGCAGGCGCAACAGCAGATGCAGCATTTCGCCTTGTTCGGGACTGAAACCCAGATCGGCAAAAGCGGCCGCAGCGACGCCGGACAGGGCGAGAGGGCAGCCCGCTGCGGCTTCCATCGCCGACGAATTCTGCTGTAGCCATGGCAGGTATGCTCCCGAACTGCAGCTGGCGAGACAGGAGAGCGTCTGCTTCACTGAAGTGGCAGTGCTGACACCATGAGGATCGAAGCCCGGAGGATGTTCCTGTGCCGGCCAGATGCTGCCGGGAATCGCAGTTTGTTCAGCCAGCCGCTGACGCCAGGCATCGAGATCAGTGCCGCATTCCGCCCAGCCTTCCATCGCCAGGAATACCTCATGGCCTCCGGCCAGTTGACCGGCGCCTACTGCCAGCGCGGCCATCAGCGATGAGGCCGCGGTCGAACCGCATACGCCGCCGCACATGGCAGCATGCACCGAAGCATCTCGCGGGCCGGGATTGGCCAATGCCACGGCCAACGCCTCAAGCAGATCCGCCTGCGATGCCGTTGGCGCTTCGTTACGGAACAACAGGTAAAGCATCTCGACCCAGCGCGCATGCCCCAGCATCTCGCCGTAAACATCATAACCCCGGCAGTAAGCGGCTCGGGTGGCGAAGGGATTGTCATGTTCCGGCTCTTCGCGCCAGATGCGGCTGCGAATTGTGTGTGGTTTTTCCGAGTTACTCATGCCGTCCTCTAAAGTGCATTGGCCAAAACACGCATCCGTACATTCATCGGCGGGACCTCTTCGGGGTCGACGAGAACGTCCAGCAAGGTCGGACCTTTGCGTGCACATAAGGCGGCGATATCCAACCCTGACAGTTCTTCCGGAGAGCGGATGGTGTGCGCGTCGGCGCCCATCGCACGTGCCAGCGCGGCGAAATCCGTGGGCGGCAGTTCGCAACCGATCTGCTCTGCTCCCGCCATCCGCTGGCCATGCTTGACCATGCCCAACGCCCGGTCATTGAGCACGACGAAGATGACACTCAGTTTTTCGGCGACAGCGACGGAGATCTCCTGGCCGTTCATCAGCATGCTGCCATCGCCGGTGATGCAAACCACCGGCGCATCGGGATTGGCCGCCGCCGTTCCGACCGCGCCGCCGATGGCCCATCCCATCGAGGCGAAGTTCATGGTGACGCGCAGCCAGCCGCCATTTGTCTTGCGCTGCCCCTGCGTTATCTTGCGCCCGCCTCCTGCCAGCCGCCGTTCTCCCAGCCGCCGGTCTACGGCGGGATGCAGATAGTGGACGGACCAGGAGATGCTGTTGCCGGTGTCGGCGAGGAAGCGGGTGGTCGGCGGGAAAAGCTGGCCCAACTCGCGCATCAGCCGTTGCGGCGTGATCGGGACCGCATCGCTTTCATATTTGTCCGGCGCCGACAGCATATGGTGCGGTTCCCATACAGTGCCATCCGGATCGAGCGAGACGCGCCGCCGGTGATAGTCTGAATTGCTGTTCCTGTGTTGTTCATGCAGCTGTTCGAACAGCCGGTTGAAGACCGACAGGATACGTCCGCGGACATGGAGACGCGCCATCGGCGTGCGCGACAAATGTTCTTCCGATTCGTCGATATGCACCAGCCGCTCATTGAGCAGGCTTTCGCACCAGCCGCCGCTGTTCCATTCGCCCATGCTGGTACCGATCGCCAGGATCAGATCCACAGACGGGTCGCGCAACGCGGCGTCGGCCGAAGAATGCCCGCCAAAACCGAACACGCCGCGAAACAGCGGATGCCGCGGGCTTACCAGTCCTTTGCCATCCGGTGTTGTAACAAAGGGGGTGTCTTTCAGTGCAGCGAACTGGAGTATCGAACCGATCGCCTCGCCGCACCCGCCACCGATCAACAGCACGACATTATTGGCTTTGGACAACATTTCGCGCAGCTTTTCAATCGCATCGTCGTCCACCAGAGATGAAGGGGCCAGCAGGCTATTCAGATCGTAAGAGGGGATTTGATGGGGGCTGGTACTGCGAAAAACGTCCACCGGTACGCTCAGGTGACACGGCCCTCTTGGCGTCCGGACGGCGCGCTGCAGCGCGGAAACCAGCTTGGTTTCCATTTGCTTCGGGTGCGACACCAGGGAGTTGTAGCGAGTGCAATGGCGGAACATGCCCAGCGTATTGATTCCAGTGCAGCTCGATTCCTGCAGCGGGTTCTTGCCGAAGGCTGGCAATGCAGGCTGCCCGGTGATCACCAGCATCGGGATATTGTTGTCGTAGGCGCAGGCGACGCCGGTGATGAGGTTGGTGGCGCCGGGACCTGAAGTAGAACAACAGACACCGATCTTGCCGCTCTCTCGGGCGTAGCCGTCGGCCATGAAGGCGGCTCCGGCTTCGTGCCGCGCCAGGATGTGACGTACCCCCCCCCTGCGCGCACTTCTGGCGAGGGCGTTATAAAGCGGTTCAATGGCGCCGCCAGGAACGCCAAATACATATTCGACGCCCATCTGCTCCAGATAGGCGACCAGCAGGTCGGCCACTTCCAGTGTTTGAGCCGGAATGATTCCGGGACTTCCCCCGGCTATTCCCGTATGGTTATGAACAAGTGAAATGCTAGCACCCATGGCGGGGCCCCTCCCGGTGATGTGAAACAACATCTCATTATTTTTGCCAATCAAGCTTGACGTGCCGGTCTGGAGCCAGCTTTCCTTGCAGGAAGGCATGCTACCGCAATTTTCTTTTTTTAACCATGAAAGCTATAGGGTATAGTGCAAACCCTGATATTATCTTGCGCAAGTGCAATGACTAACGATCATCCAGCGCTTTAGTGCGCCGATGTTTTGGCAGGGGCAATTTTCATCTCCCTGCTCAACTGAGCACCGGTCAGTGCAGACATGAAAAGGCAACACAAGGAAAAATTTAGCGGAAATATTGACGGCTTGCGTGACCGAGCTTACTAGAACGACCCTGAAAAATAATAAAGTGATCATGGGCATAATTTCTCTGTCCTCCACCACGTCCTTGCCTCGGCCGCGGGTTGACTTGGGGACGTGGTTGTTGGCAGTCTCGCTGTTGACGACTGTCGCTGCTCCGGCGTGGGCGATTCCCGGAGTCCCCGCCCCCTTGCCCCACAACGACATACTCCTGCAAGAAGACCGCCTCACGCTGACTCGCCCCGTAGCCCCGCTACTCCCGCCGCCGGCCTTGCTCGAGTCGGCACAGGAAGATTACGCTGAGGTGATTCGTGCCATTGAAGCCTTTCCGGACGTCGTAGTTTTTCCCATTCAGGTCGCGGGCCCCATCGTCGCCACGACAACGAGGAGCCTTGCCAACAAGATCGCGCAGGTCTCGGGAGCAAATGCCATCACAGTGATCTACCCGGACATCGGCGAGCCTTATCGGAGTGTATTCGCCCAGATCATTGACGGCATTGAAGCCAAGGCCAAGGGGCGTGTTGCCAATTTCGCGGTGGGACCGAACGTGGATGTCGGCGAGCTGAATAATTCCCTGCGCCGAAACGACACCAGAGTGGTGATCGCGCTGGGCCGTCAAGGAATGAAAGTCGCCTCCGCGCTGGATAGCAACATCGGTGTGGTGGTAGGCGGTGTATTGACGGCCCAGGAAAATGAAACTCGCAATCTTCAGGTAAACAGCTTGTCTCCGGATCCGGCACTGCTGTTTTCACGCCTGAAGGGCATGATGCCCAAGGTGCGGCGAGTGTTCACCGTGTACGATCCCCGCCAGAATGCCTGGATGATGCGCCTGGCAAAAGAGGCTGCTCGCGCCCAGGGGCTGGAACTCGAAGCCTACGAAGCACAGGATCTGCGTAGCGCGATGCATGCTTATCAGGAAATACTTGCCGTCGCCGACAGTAGCCAGGATGCCTTGTGGCTGCCTCAGGATTCCACCACGGTGGAAGACAGCTCAGTGATGCCGCTGGTGCTGCATGAGTCCTGGACACGCAACCTGGCGGTGTTCTCCAGCAGTTTCGGCCATGTCAGGCGCGGCATACTGTTCTCTCTTTACCCCAACAACGTTGAACTGGGCCGTCATCTGGCGGGTTCCGCTCTCGGCTTTCTGTCTTCCGGCGAAAAGGGGATGTCCGGCATGGTTCCGTTACGTGAAGTGCTGATGGCGATCAACCTGCGCACAGCCAAGCATCTTGGAATCAACACCAGCCGACTGCATGGCTCCGACATGGTGTTCCCCGAGCAATAAGGCACGCCGATCATGAACAAGATGTTTACCGCATTTTTCCAGAAGCTCACATTCCAGCGCCAGATCGGCATCACGGTAACGCTCGGCATCCTCTTCCTGGCACTGTTTTCATCGATAGTGGGTTCGTGGCAAGGCAACAAGCGTGTGCGCGACGACCTGATCGAGCAGGGACGGCGCATCACCGAAAATCTGGCACACCAAAGCTCCCTGGCGCTGATCTATTCTTCCGCCGACAATGCCGCCGAAGCGGTGAATGCCACCATGGCTTTCCCCGGCGTGGTCAGTGTGGAGATACGCGATGCCAACGGGCGCGTATTGTTGACGCGCGGCAAAACCAACCCTGCCGAATTTTTCGAGCAGGCTGACGAGGGGGGCGGGTTGCATGCCGCCGCCCTGCTCAACGCAGAAAGCTCCAGCGCGTGGAACTTTGCCGCGCCGGTCTATTCGCAACCCCCCGCGGAATCGCCATTTAGCGAGGCGCCCAATCCCGAGCTGCTCGGACGCGTTTCGATCGTCATGAGCAAAGCGGCGCTGACCCGGATGACCTCCGACATTTTCATCACCAACCTGGCCACATCGTTCTCTTTTGCGCTGCTGTTTCTGTTCCTCATCCGCTTCCTTACCCGCAACATGGTGCGACCGCTCAACCAGTTGTCGGCCAGCATGGGGCGCGCCCAAAGTGGCGAATCACAAGTGCGTGTCGCCGTGCCTGCCGGCCCGAAGGACATCGCCAAGATGGCGCATGCGTTCAACAGCATGATGTCGGTGCAGGAAGAGCGCGAAGCAGCGTTGCGTGTCGCCGCCATCGCCTTCGAGACCGAGGAAGGCATGATGGTGACCGATGAGAATGCGGTGATCATCCGCGTCAACCGGGCGTTCACCCGGCTGACTGGCTACAGCGCCGAGGAAGCGATCGGCAGGAACCCGACCATGCTCAGATCCGATCGCCATGATGCAGAGTTTTTCCAGCTCATGTGGGAAACCCTGCACCGCGACAATATCTGGCAAGGCGAGATCTGGAACCGGCGCAAGAACGGGGAGATCTATCCGGAATGGCTGAACATTACCGCCGTTGTGGGCAACGACGGAAAAGTCACGAATTATGTCGGGACATTCATTGACTTCACGGAACGCAAACAGGCCGAAAACGAGATCCACCATCTCGCTTTTTACGACCCGCTCAGCCAACTGCCCAACCGGCGCATGCTGCTTGATCGCCTGCGGCAGGCGGTAGCGACCGGCGCACGCAACCAGACCGGCGGCGCGCTGCTGTTCATCGACCTCGACAATTTCAAGACTCTGAACGACACCAAGGGGCACGGCATCGGCGACTTGCTGTTGATCGAGGTAGCCAAGCGCCTGCAGGCATGTGTTCGCGAGGGCGACACCGTGGCCCGTTTCGGCGGAGATGAATTCGTGCTGTTGCTGGAGGGCTTGAGCGAAGACAAGGCGCAGGCCGCCGTGCAAGCACAGGGAGTAGGTGAGAAAGTGCTTGAAGCGCTCAATCAGCCCTACCTTCTCGAAGGTAGCGAGTTCCATAGCTCATCGAGCATGGGCATCACCCTGTTCGTCGATTACCAGGAGAAGCTCGATGAATTGCTTAAACAGGCCGATACAGCCATGTACGAAGCAAAGAAATCGGGGCGCAATACCCTGCGCTTCTTCGATCCAGTGATGCAGGATGAACTGGAAGTTCGCGCCCAGCTTGAAGTCGGTTTGCGGGAAGCATTGCGCAAGCAGGAATTCCAGCTCTATTACCAGATGCAGGTCAACCACGCCGGAAGCGTTCTGGGGGCGGAAGTTCTGCTGCGCTGGATCCACCCTGAACAAGGCTTGATCTCACCGCTTAAATTCATCCCGCTGGCGGAAGAGACCGGACTCATTCTTCCGATCGGGCGATGGGTACTGGAAAGTGCCTGTCAGCAGATCAAGGCATGGGAGAAAGAGCAGCACGCCCATGAGTTACAGCTTGCCGTCAACGTCAGCGGACGGCAGTTCCGTCAAAAGGATTTCGTTGCCCAAGTGAGCGAAATCCTCGACCGGACCGCCATCGACCCGAATCGCCTCAAGCTTGAACTGACCGAGAGTATCGTGCTCGACGATGTCGCCGACACCATCGCCAAGATGCATGCGCTCAGACAACTTGGCGTAAGTTTCTCCATGGATGATTTCGGGACCGGCTATTCATCGTTGTCCTACCTGACCCAATTGCCGCTCAACCAGCTCAAAATCGACCAATCGTTCGTACGCCACATCGGCACCAAGGAGTCGGATGCAACCATCATTCAGACCATCATCGGCATGGCCAACAATCTGGGCATAGAAGTGATTGCCGAAGGCGTGGAAACGCAGGAGCAACGCGATTTCCTCGAGGCGAATGGCTGTACCCTATACCAAGGGTATCTTTTCAGCAGGCCCGTTCCGCGTGAAGAGTTCGATGCTTTGTTGACGGTGCGGTAGATATGCAACGGCTTCAATTCATTTGCTATTGCGCCCGATACGGCGCATAGTGCGCGCCAGCGATTCTCAAGCACTCTCGTTGCTGCCCGGTTCAGTACCCGCACCCTGCGGTATTCCTCCCCTCATCTCCTTGCCGTCTTGACCATCGCCCCTACCGGGGGGCTGCTCCCCTTTGTTTGTTTTTCAGGAGATTCAAGACATGGCAACAGGTACCGTGAAGTGGTTCAACGATTCCAAGGGGTTCGGTTTCATCACCCCGGAAGATGGCAGCGCTGATCTTTTCGCGCATTTTTCCGCGATCCAGGGTTCGGGATTCAAGACGCTGGCGGAAGGCCAGCGCGTGAGTTTCGACATCACCGCAGGTCCAAAAGGCCAGCAGGCATCGAACATCCGCGGAGCCGAATAAATGGCGAAGGAAGAACTGCTTGAAATGAACGGCGTGGTAGACGAAGTCCTGCCGGATTCGCGTTACCGCGTCACACTGGAAAACGGCCATGGTCTCATCGCCTATAGCGCCGGCAGGATGAAGAAGAACCACATCCGCATCATCGCCGGCGACAAGGTTTCGCTGGAGATATCTCCGTATGACCTGAGCAAGGGACGCATCACTTTCCGGCATATCGAAGGACGCGGCGCCGCGGTTCCTCAGCAGCGGCGAAGATATTGACCGTTCGATACCTGATACGCTGAGGTTTTGCGTTTTTACCCCTGTGCGCCGCCGAGTAGCGCAGGCGGCGAGGACTGTTTGAGCACGTGGCCGCGAAGCGGATCGTGCGAGTTCCGCAGCCGCCTGACCAGTCGAGCAACGCAGGGAACCGTGAAGCGGCGGCAAACCGGGGGCGCCTTCTTTTGGTTACTTTTCTTGGCAAGACAAGAAAAGTAACCAGCTGTCGGGCTACCCCCGACGGTTTTGGTTTGTAGTCCTATGGGAGTCGCCCATCCCTCGATACACCGAGGAACGATCTCAGGAACTCCCCACGATCACCAATGCTTCGCCACCGGATTGCAGCACTCGACCTGGAACAGCTTGCGGTCTTCGAGGCGGATGGCGGTCATCGGGCCGCCCCACAGGCAGCCGGTGTCGAGCGCGATGGCGTTGTCCTTTAGCAACAGGCCCAGCGCCGACCAATGGCCGAAGATCACCGTGGCGTCACGGCTGGCGCGGCCCGGCACTTCGTACCAGGCGCGGTAGC includes these proteins:
- a CDS encoding TonB-dependent receptor plug domain-containing protein, producing MQTLHRQALYTFLVLAWAGTVAAQPSEEDDLALAYGDKSTVSIATGSRQPITRAPAVATVITSRDIEAMGAADLDQALESVPGLHVSMVHVGMNPIYSFRGIHTRYNPQVLMLVNGIPITNVFWGDRSQLWGGMPLENVARIEVIRGPGSALYGADAFSGVINVITKTAEDINGTEVGGRAGSFNSRDAWVQHGGKLGMLDAAFYLRTGNTDGQKGIVQGDALNTAGPISAGRKAVDARADLSSEAWRVRAGYQDREVGMGGGLAGSLDPNSRGHSSRTYLDLSYEQANWAKDWDISGVAGYYDNKEKGDPPYMLFPPGAIPGFPNGMIGNPGHAERHTHASISAFYNGFEQHRVRVGIGHRVEDLYQTTELKNYNAAFAPLPGLVDATGNPALVYLLPHKRNVSYAFVQDEWSLAKDWTLTAGVRHDRYSDFGGTTNPRLALVWDADYNVVVKAMHGTAFRAPSFAELYNINNPVVIGSPNLRPETITTDELAFSWQPVAALQNNLNFFRYRMRNIILPVAAVYQNAGDQTGRGLELESTFDATNNLRLTGSFSLQHSTDQATGQDAGMAPHRRLFARADWRFIPLWQVGTTINHVASRMREPGDARAKVPDYTTVDLILRREKFADGWDARAMVTNLFDRKAWEPTFRSAGMPSDLPLPRRAFYIQLQLDI
- a CDS encoding thiamine pyrophosphate-binding protein, which codes for MGASISLVHNHTGIAGGSPGIIPAQTLEVADLLVAYLEQMGVEYVFGVPGGAIEPLYNALARSARRGGVRHILARHEAGAAFMADGYARESGKIGVCCSTSGPGATNLITGVACAYDNNIPMLVITGQPALPAFGKNPLQESSCTGINTLGMFRHCTRYNSLVSHPKQMETKLVSALQRAVRTPRGPCHLSVPVDVFRSTSPHQIPSYDLNSLLAPSSLVDDDAIEKLREMLSKANNVVLLIGGGCGEAIGSILQFAALKDTPFVTTPDGKGLVSPRHPLFRGVFGFGGHSSADAALRDPSVDLILAIGTSMGEWNSGGWCESLLNERLVHIDESEEHLSRTPMARLHVRGRILSVFNRLFEQLHEQHRNSNSDYHRRRVSLDPDGTVWEPHHMLSAPDKYESDAVPITPQRLMRELGQLFPPTTRFLADTGNSISWSVHYLHPAVDRRLGERRLAGGGRKITQGQRKTNGGWLRVTMNFASMGWAIGGAVGTAAANPDAPVVCITGDGSMLMNGQEISVAVAEKLSVIFVVLNDRALGMVKHGQRMAGAEQIGCELPPTDFAALARAMGADAHTIRSPEELSGLDIAALCARKGPTLLDVLVDPEEVPPMNVRMRVLANAL
- a CDS encoding cold-shock protein, with protein sequence MATGTVKWFNDSKGFGFITPEDGSADLFAHFSAIQGSGFKTLAEGQRVSFDITAGPKGQQASNIRGAE
- the infA gene encoding translation initiation factor IF-1, with amino-acid sequence MAKEELLEMNGVVDEVLPDSRYRVTLENGHGLIAYSAGRMKKNHIRIIAGDKVSLEISPYDLSKGRITFRHIEGRGAAVPQQRRRY
- a CDS encoding ABC transporter substrate binding protein, which translates into the protein MLAVSLLTTVAAPAWAIPGVPAPLPHNDILLQEDRLTLTRPVAPLLPPPALLESAQEDYAEVIRAIEAFPDVVVFPIQVAGPIVATTTRSLANKIAQVSGANAITVIYPDIGEPYRSVFAQIIDGIEAKAKGRVANFAVGPNVDVGELNNSLRRNDTRVVIALGRQGMKVASALDSNIGVVVGGVLTAQENETRNLQVNSLSPDPALLFSRLKGMMPKVRRVFTVYDPRQNAWMMRLAKEAARAQGLELEAYEAQDLRSAMHAYQEILAVADSSQDALWLPQDSTTVEDSSVMPLVLHESWTRNLAVFSSSFGHVRRGILFSLYPNNVELGRHLAGSALGFLSSGEKGMSGMVPLREVLMAINLRTAKHLGINTSRLHGSDMVFPEQ
- a CDS encoding bifunctional diguanylate cyclase/phosphodiesterase, whose translation is MNKMFTAFFQKLTFQRQIGITVTLGILFLALFSSIVGSWQGNKRVRDDLIEQGRRITENLAHQSSLALIYSSADNAAEAVNATMAFPGVVSVEIRDANGRVLLTRGKTNPAEFFEQADEGGGLHAAALLNAESSSAWNFAAPVYSQPPAESPFSEAPNPELLGRVSIVMSKAALTRMTSDIFITNLATSFSFALLFLFLIRFLTRNMVRPLNQLSASMGRAQSGESQVRVAVPAGPKDIAKMAHAFNSMMSVQEEREAALRVAAIAFETEEGMMVTDENAVIIRVNRAFTRLTGYSAEEAIGRNPTMLRSDRHDAEFFQLMWETLHRDNIWQGEIWNRRKNGEIYPEWLNITAVVGNDGKVTNYVGTFIDFTERKQAENEIHHLAFYDPLSQLPNRRMLLDRLRQAVATGARNQTGGALLFIDLDNFKTLNDTKGHGIGDLLLIEVAKRLQACVREGDTVARFGGDEFVLLLEGLSEDKAQAAVQAQGVGEKVLEALNQPYLLEGSEFHSSSSMGITLFVDYQEKLDELLKQADTAMYEAKKSGRNTLRFFDPVMQDELEVRAQLEVGLREALRKQEFQLYYQMQVNHAGSVLGAEVLLRWIHPEQGLISPLKFIPLAEETGLILPIGRWVLESACQQIKAWEKEQHAHELQLAVNVSGRQFRQKDFVAQVSEILDRTAIDPNRLKLELTESIVLDDVADTIAKMHALRQLGVSFSMDDFGTGYSSLSYLTQLPLNQLKIDQSFVRHIGTKESDATIIQTIIGMANNLGIEVIAEGVETQEQRDFLEANGCTLYQGYLFSRPVPREEFDALLTVR